The Pan paniscus chromosome 1, NHGRI_mPanPan1-v2.0_pri, whole genome shotgun sequence genome has a segment encoding these proteins:
- the C1H1orf198 gene encoding uncharacterized protein C1orf198 homolog isoform X2: MADLTWQDEHSAPFSWETRSQMEFSISALSIQEPSNSTTASEPRPLSKASQGSQALKSSQGSRSSSLDALGPTRKEEEASFWKINAERSRGEGPEAEFQSLTPSQIKSMEKGEKVLPPCYRQEPAPKDREAKVERPSTLRQEQRPLPNVSTERERPQPVQAFSSALHEAARSQLEGKLPSPDVRQDDGEDTLFSEPKFAQVSSSNVVLKTGFDFLDNW; this comes from the exons AGTCAGATGGAGTTCAGTATCTCCGCCCTATCCATCCAGGAGCCGAGCAACAGCACCACCGCCAGCGAGCCCAGACCACTGTCCAAAGCTTCCCAGGGCTCCCAGGCCCTCAAGTCCTCCCAAGGCAGCAGGTCCTCCAGCCTGGATGCCCTGGGccccaccaggaaggaggaggaagcgtCATTCTGGAAGATCAATGCTGAGCGGTCCCGAGGGGAGGGGCCTGAGGCCGAGTTCCAGTCGCTGACCCCTAGCCAGATCAAGTCCATGGAGAAGGGGGAAAAGGTCTTGCCTCCCTGCTACCGGCAGGAACCTGCCCCGAAGgacagggaggccaaggtggaaaggCCCAGCACCCTCCGTCAGGAGCAGCGTCCTCTTCCCAACGTGAGCACCGAACGTGAGAGACCCCAGCCTGTCCAGGCCTTCAGCAGTGCACTGCACGAGGCTGCCCGCTCCCAGCTCGAGGGGAAGCTGCCATCTCCTGATGTCAGGCAGGACGATGGGGAAGACACCCTGTTCTCGGAACCCAAGTTTGCACAG GTCAGCTCAAGTAATGTCGTCTTGAAGACGGGATTTGATTTTCTGGACAATTGGTaa
- the C1H1orf198 gene encoding uncharacterized protein C1orf198 homolog isoform X3, translating to MEFSISALSIQEPSNSTTASEPRPLSKASQGSQALKSSQGSRSSSLDALGPTRKEEEASFWKINAERSRGEGPEAEFQSLTPSQIKSMEKGEKVLPPCYRQEPAPKDREAKVERPSTLRQEQRPLPNVSTERERPQPVQAFSSALHEAARSQLEGKLPSPDVRQDDGEDTLFSEPKFAQVSSSNVVLKTGFDFLDNW from the exons ATGGAGTTCAGTATCTCCGCCCTATCCATCCAGGAGCCGAGCAACAGCACCACCGCCAGCGAGCCCAGACCACTGTCCAAAGCTTCCCAGGGCTCCCAGGCCCTCAAGTCCTCCCAAGGCAGCAGGTCCTCCAGCCTGGATGCCCTGGGccccaccaggaaggaggaggaagcgtCATTCTGGAAGATCAATGCTGAGCGGTCCCGAGGGGAGGGGCCTGAGGCCGAGTTCCAGTCGCTGACCCCTAGCCAGATCAAGTCCATGGAGAAGGGGGAAAAGGTCTTGCCTCCCTGCTACCGGCAGGAACCTGCCCCGAAGgacagggaggccaaggtggaaaggCCCAGCACCCTCCGTCAGGAGCAGCGTCCTCTTCCCAACGTGAGCACCGAACGTGAGAGACCCCAGCCTGTCCAGGCCTTCAGCAGTGCACTGCACGAGGCTGCCCGCTCCCAGCTCGAGGGGAAGCTGCCATCTCCTGATGTCAGGCAGGACGATGGGGAAGACACCCTGTTCTCGGAACCCAAGTTTGCACAG GTCAGCTCAAGTAATGTCGTCTTGAAGACGGGATTTGATTTTCTGGACAATTGGTaa